From a single Thalassophryne amazonica unplaced genomic scaffold, fThaAma1.1, whole genome shotgun sequence genomic region:
- the LOC117505912 gene encoding uncharacterized protein LOC117505912 isoform X2, translated as MSSEPSKQCQSCLPTNQSNAADETSTQDSITPQPVNVLTSRPRSLLVTSERRALCGNMAPNMHELQQEQLLNSDSSEDGLCVASKCTLSSVHETKKSSPLLTYLLTKDDSELSSTLFSPSERTRVSATPRYAQLRSTTRCSEKANQWNVSCPSASARPLVDNMALPTDEQILCYIKERVKEFRSVLQQQTRGYKGNHHKMEQNVGIDGKASDLWSTGVPSIPTCSSVPTPHPAPLPLKGHCEKQVLRYAVTEQCHATCGQMPEGEPSKDLNMKAAFKENSGYTASEKPPTDTLSAAKDSNDVPECKTDEKNAAVDLDLQCTKQLDNDMVEMSEGQFNMGDSWKDKICDKYDESSLHTCHHKSLKKSALTTPHYSLTALKKLVSSLENVETSAKMDNFSEIIAKQYWNGDKDNIHLFESTEYPEIMLNVAATCTKHEDDSPVVLAPMSGMTLDNLTDKQPKLALDKLSEEGQYKSAWLNATSADGFNKCQAVSTSFQHMQQSPAGTSSPAPFKGCQAKSVTLLSQEKPGEITMKVESQQMPLKDAQFQSVRLEMVSVQSKTGINGPLSESKCVEVPLKSVETCDRYVSLEIKDPQYEDLTDEENVLISPLPSPVSESRCDGSRLIPCLKVPQYEDISEDENTQSPEPVPVPPLSQSNGERCLNGEDNGHSHTEVKMNIPSYNASDSSALAQDSVSCGLCGGVLNVEDEGGDQFGDGQWAVVPLSISDLTFELADDQAGPENDVLDEHSGQTASATCEPQLSVPEPEEPSTSLQLPLFNTIQGFLESQKASVSSCYHLDLIDSNVSPSGSTPEHELDMNEGGLDAPPSRGQDCSENENSCETEDSCDYSSSPEKNLLTVPKELLHKKTETSTVFFSETEDSMSEKEDIRDEQKGLSLKTQSSGKMSYMQKLREIIKAKAESKQLHNQAKKRRIWKKESVISLDSDTDDEYSRSLTEKAKQKRLSSPRLEDCPNIPGNQEKGPAAEDLGSYCRTGDERFQDTRPSKLRSDLSNTDHSQRMGQSAKGKDDSDHVPCKAIPKISPEEIIILDSDTEDEVAPRRVKSVKRKRLSERTEAFLSHSVSLPDVLDGDGQTGEDLLQRPAQSLEGSADEHPQPVNLMASRPILTRLRFCDSNESSDSLKLCNISTDDKHYKDGVEVPNNTVLMSERSDPCRKDMFGLEKKGGKKNKKAHQSLNKCTAVSRPRSPTSKQHLAPSKSTSERRSSAPETSLSFLHSAKKQVISEWSTSYIPTRRDRRTSQRTEEDSRSSPHKVKNATERDLCLERRPAASNYDGPPRQKHRSESIAPLMKKSLSLAKLCTKTVLRETPNDQRCHSVGEGYKWSEKERTSKAKGSRKKKSWR; from the exons ATGTCCTCTGAGCCATCAAAGCAGTGCCAGTCCTGCCTTCCAACCAACCAGAGTAATGCTGCTGATGAAACATCAACTCAGGACAGCATCACACCTCAGCCAGTCAATGTGCTCACATCTCGGCCACGCAGCCTTCTGGTGACCTCTGAAAGACGAGCACTATGTGGCAACATGGCTCCAAATATGCATGAACTGCAGCAGGAGCAACTTCTAAATTCAGACTCATCAGAAGATGGACTTTGTGTGGCTTCAAAGTGTACGTTGTCTTCTGTGCATGAGACTAAGAAATCTTCTCCGCTCCTCACGTACTTGCTGACAAAAGATGACTCTGAGCTGAGCAGCACTCTGTTTTCTCCTTCAGAAAGGACCAGGGTCAGTGCAACACCTCGATATGCACAGCTAAGGAGTACAACCCGTTGCTCTGAGAAAGCCAATCAGTGGAACGTCTCCTGTCCCTCTGCCAGCGCTCGGCCACTCGTGGACAACATGGCGCTGCCTACAGATGAGCAAATACTTTGCTACATTAAAGAAAGAGTCAAAGAATTTCGGAGTGTACTTCAGCAGCAAACCAGAGGTTACAAAGGCAACCACCACAAGATGGAGCAGAATGTTGGCATTGATGGCAAAGCCTCTGATCTCTGGTCCACAGGCGTCCCCTCTATCCCAACATGCAGCAGTGTCCCCACCCCACATCCAGCCCCACTCCCTCTTAAAGGACATTGTGAAAAGCAAGTCCTCAGGTATGCTGTGACGGAGCAGTGCCATGCCACATGTGGACAAATGCCTGAAGGTGAGCCATCAAAGGACCTCAACATGAAGGCAGCATTCAAAGAGAACAGTGGATATACTGCATCAGAGAAACCTCCAACAGATACATTGTCTGCTGCAAAGGACTCAAATGATGTGCCTGAATGTAAGACTGATGAGAAGAATGCTGCTGTAGATCTGGATTTACAGTGTACTAAACAGTTGGATAACGATATGGTCGAAATGAGCGAAGGACAATTTAATATGGGTGACAGCTGGAAAGACAAAATATGTGACAAATATGATGAAAGCTCCCTTCACACATGTCATCACAAGTCCTTGAAAAAGAGTGCCTTGACAACACCGCATTATTCATTAACTGCACTGAAGAAGCTGGTTTCTAGTCTGGAGAATGTAGAGACCAGTGCCAAGATGGACAACTTCTCAGAAATCATAGCCAAGCAGTATTGGAATGGGGATAAAGATAACATTCATCTCTTTGAATCCACAGAGTATCCAGAAATCATGCTGAACGTTGCTGCTACTTGTACAAAGCATGAAGATGACAGTCCAGTGGTTCTCGCGCCCATGTCTGGAATGACCTTGGACAATCTGACAGATAAACAGCCCAAGTTGGCTCTCGACAAGTTATCGGAAGAAGGACAATACAAGTCtgcctggttaaatgccacaagTGCAGATGGCTTCAACAAATGTCAAGCTGTGTCGACGAGTTTTCAGCACATGCAGCAGTCTCCAGCAGGCACAAGTTCTCCAGCGCCTTTCAAAGGTTGTCAAGCAAAGTCAGTTACTCTGCTTTCTCAAGAGAAACCAGGGGAAATCACTATGAAAGTGGAAAGTCAACAAATGCCTCTCAAAGATGCACAGTTTCAAAGTGTAAGGCTAGAAATGGTTTCTGTGCAATCCAAAACTGGAATAAATGGACCCTTGTCTGAAAGCAAGTGTGTAGAAGTGCCACTCAAGTCTGTGGAGACATGTGACAGGTACGTGTCTCTGGAAATAAAAGACCCTCAATATGAAGACCTTACAGATGAAGAAAATGTGCTCATTTCACCGCTACCTTCACCAGTGTCAGAAAGCAGATGTGATGGGTCAAGATTAATACCTTGTCTTAAAGTCCCACAGTATGAAGACATAAGTGAAGACGAGAACACTCAAAGTCCGGAACCTGTTCCGGTTCCACCTCTATCACAGTCAAATGGAGAACGATGTTTGAATGGGGAAGACAATGGACACAGTCATACTGAGGTGAAGATGAATATCCCTTCATATAATGCATCGGATTCAAGTGCTCTGGCACAGGACTCTGTCTCATGTGGACTATGTGGTGGTGTTCTGAACGTAGAAGATGAAGGTGGAGATCAGTTTGGTGATGGTCAGTGGGCTGTTGTACCGCTGTCGATATCTGATCTGACATTTGAACTGGCAGATGATCAGGCTGGTCCAGAGAATGACGTGCTGGATGAGCATTCTGGACAAACAGCTTCAGCTACGTGTGAGCCCCAGCTGTCAGTTCCAGAGCCAGAAGAACCTTCCACTTCATTGCAGCTGCCGCTGTTTAACACAATTCAAGGCTTTCTAGAATCACAAAAGGCCTCAGTGTCTAGCTGTTACCATCTGGATTTAATTGATTCCAATGTGTCACCAAGTGGTTCTACACCTGAACATGAATTGGATATGAATGAAGGAGGACTTGATGCACctcccagcagggggcaggactgcAGTGAGAATGAAAACAGCTGTGAAACAGAGGACAGCTGTGACTACTCGTCCTCTCCAGAGAAAAACCTTCTGACCGTTCCCAAGGAGCTCCTTCACAAGAAAACTGAGACATCAACAGTGTTTTTCTCTGAGACAGAAGATTCCATGTCTGAAAAAGAGGATATTAGAGATGAGCAAAAAGGACTGTCTTTGAAGACTCAGAGTTCTGGTAAGATGAGTTATATGCAAAAACTTAGAGAGATTATTAAAGCAAAAGCTGAATCCAAGCAGCTGCATAACCAAGCCAAGAAAAGAAGGATCTGGAAAAAGGAAAGTGTCATTTCTCTTGATTCTGACACAGATGATGAATACAGCCGAAGTTTGAccgaaaaagcaaaacaaaagagATTATCTTCCCCACGATTAGAGGACTGTCCCAACATTCCAGGTAATCAAGAAAAGGGACCTGCAGCTGAAGATTTGGGCAGTTACTGCAGAACTGGTGACGAAAGGTTTCAAGACACCAGACCATCCAAGCTCAGATCGGATCTGAGTAATACTGATCACTCACAGAGGATGGGACAATCGGCTAAAGGTAAAGACGACTCTGATCATGTCCCGTGCAAGGCCATCCCAAAGATTTCACCAGAAGAAATCATAATCCTGGATTCAGACACTGAAGATGAAGTTGCTCCACGTCGTGTAAAAAGTGTTAAGCGAAAGCGATTGTCAGAGAGGACTGAAGCATTTCTATCACACTCAGTTTCCCTGCCTGATGTCTTGGATGGTGATGGTCAGACTGGggaagacctgctccaaagacctgcaCAGTCACTTGAGGGCTCTGCAGACGAGCATCCTCAGCCAGTGAACCTGATGGCTTCTCGTCCTATTCTTACCCGCCTTCGTTTTTGTGATTCTAATGAATCAAGTGACTCCTTGAAACTCTGTAACATATCTACAGATGATAAACACTATAAAGATGGAGTTGAGGTCCCCAACAACACTGTATTGATGAGTGAAAGAAGTGACCCCTGCAGAAAGGATATGTTTGGGTTGGAGAAAAAAGGGggcaaaaagaacaaaaaagccCACCAGAGTCTGAATAAGTGTACTGCAGTTTCAAGACCTCGTTCTCCTACATCTAAGCAGCACTTGGCCCCATCTAAGTCGACCTCAGAACGCCGTTCCTCTGCCCCCGAAACCTCTTTGAGTTTCCTGCATTCAGCAAAGAAACAAGTCATCAGTGAGTGGTCCACTAGTTATATCCCCACACGGAGAGACAGAAGGACAAGCCAGAGGACAGAAGAGGATTCCAGATCCAGTCCACATAAAGTCAAGAATGCTACCGAACGTGATCTGTGCTTGGAGAGGAGGCCAGCAGCCTCAAACTATGATGGGCCACCGAGGCAGAAGCACAGATCTGAATCCATAGCACCCCTGATGAAGAAGAGCCTGTCCTTGGCCAAGTTATGTACAAAGACAGTCCTTCGGGAAACTCCAAATGATCAGA GGTGTCACTCTGTTGGTGAAGGTTACAAGTGGTCTGAGAAAGAAAGGACGAGCAAAGCAAAAG GAAGTCGGAAGAAGAAAAGTTGGCGTTGA
- the LOC117505912 gene encoding uncharacterized protein LOC117505912 isoform X1: protein MSSEPSKQCQSCLPTNQSNAADETSTQDSITPQPVNVLTSRPRSLLVTSERRALCGNMAPNMHELQQEQLLNSDSSEDGLCVASKCTLSSVHETKKSSPLLTYLLTKDDSELSSTLFSPSERTRVSATPRYAQLRSTTRCSEKANQWNVSCPSASARPLVDNMALPTDEQILCYIKERVKEFRSVLQQQTRGYKGNHHKMEQNVGIDGKASDLWSTGVPSIPTCSSVPTPHPAPLPLKGHCEKQVLRYAVTEQCHATCGQMPEGEPSKDLNMKAAFKENSGYTASEKPPTDTLSAAKDSNDVPECKTDEKNAAVDLDLQCTKQLDNDMVEMSEGQFNMGDSWKDKICDKYDESSLHTCHHKSLKKSALTTPHYSLTALKKLVSSLENVETSAKMDNFSEIIAKQYWNGDKDNIHLFESTEYPEIMLNVAATCTKHEDDSPVVLAPMSGMTLDNLTDKQPKLALDKLSEEGQYKSAWLNATSADGFNKCQAVSTSFQHMQQSPAGTSSPAPFKGCQAKSVTLLSQEKPGEITMKVESQQMPLKDAQFQSVRLEMVSVQSKTGINGPLSESKCVEVPLKSVETCDRYVSLEIKDPQYEDLTDEENVLISPLPSPVSESRCDGSRLIPCLKVPQYEDISEDENTQSPEPVPVPPLSQSNGERCLNGEDNGHSHTEVKMNIPSYNASDSSALAQDSVSCGLCGGVLNVEDEGGDQFGDGQWAVVPLSISDLTFELADDQAGPENDVLDEHSGQTASATCEPQLSVPEPEEPSTSLQLPLFNTIQGFLESQKASVSSCYHLDLIDSNVSPSGSTPEHELDMNEGGLDAPPSRGQDCSENENSCETEDSCDYSSSPEKNLLTVPKELLHKKTETSTVFFSETEDSMSEKEDIRDEQKGLSLKTQSSGKMSYMQKLREIIKAKAESKQLHNQAKKRRIWKKESVISLDSDTDDEYSRSLTEKAKQKRLSSPRLEDCPNIPGNQEKGPAAEDLGSYCRTGDERFQDTRPSKLRSDLSNTDHSQRMGQSAKGKDDSDHVPCKAIPKISPEEIIILDSDTEDEVAPRRVKSVKRKRLSERTEAFLSHSVSLPDVLDGDGQTGEDLLQRPAQSLEGSADEHPQPVNLMASRPILTRLRFCDSNESSDSLKLCNISTDDKHYKDGVEVPNNTVLMSERSDPCRKDMFGLEKKGGKKNKKAHQSLNKCTAVSRPRSPTSKQHLAPSKSTSERRSSAPETSLSFLHSAKKQVISEWSTSYIPTRRDRRTSQRTEEDSRSSPHKVKNATERDLCLERRPAASNYDGPPRQKHRSESIAPLMKKSLSLAKLCTKTVLRETPNDQRCHSVGEGYKWSEKERTSKAKGAGSRKKKSWR, encoded by the exons ATGTCCTCTGAGCCATCAAAGCAGTGCCAGTCCTGCCTTCCAACCAACCAGAGTAATGCTGCTGATGAAACATCAACTCAGGACAGCATCACACCTCAGCCAGTCAATGTGCTCACATCTCGGCCACGCAGCCTTCTGGTGACCTCTGAAAGACGAGCACTATGTGGCAACATGGCTCCAAATATGCATGAACTGCAGCAGGAGCAACTTCTAAATTCAGACTCATCAGAAGATGGACTTTGTGTGGCTTCAAAGTGTACGTTGTCTTCTGTGCATGAGACTAAGAAATCTTCTCCGCTCCTCACGTACTTGCTGACAAAAGATGACTCTGAGCTGAGCAGCACTCTGTTTTCTCCTTCAGAAAGGACCAGGGTCAGTGCAACACCTCGATATGCACAGCTAAGGAGTACAACCCGTTGCTCTGAGAAAGCCAATCAGTGGAACGTCTCCTGTCCCTCTGCCAGCGCTCGGCCACTCGTGGACAACATGGCGCTGCCTACAGATGAGCAAATACTTTGCTACATTAAAGAAAGAGTCAAAGAATTTCGGAGTGTACTTCAGCAGCAAACCAGAGGTTACAAAGGCAACCACCACAAGATGGAGCAGAATGTTGGCATTGATGGCAAAGCCTCTGATCTCTGGTCCACAGGCGTCCCCTCTATCCCAACATGCAGCAGTGTCCCCACCCCACATCCAGCCCCACTCCCTCTTAAAGGACATTGTGAAAAGCAAGTCCTCAGGTATGCTGTGACGGAGCAGTGCCATGCCACATGTGGACAAATGCCTGAAGGTGAGCCATCAAAGGACCTCAACATGAAGGCAGCATTCAAAGAGAACAGTGGATATACTGCATCAGAGAAACCTCCAACAGATACATTGTCTGCTGCAAAGGACTCAAATGATGTGCCTGAATGTAAGACTGATGAGAAGAATGCTGCTGTAGATCTGGATTTACAGTGTACTAAACAGTTGGATAACGATATGGTCGAAATGAGCGAAGGACAATTTAATATGGGTGACAGCTGGAAAGACAAAATATGTGACAAATATGATGAAAGCTCCCTTCACACATGTCATCACAAGTCCTTGAAAAAGAGTGCCTTGACAACACCGCATTATTCATTAACTGCACTGAAGAAGCTGGTTTCTAGTCTGGAGAATGTAGAGACCAGTGCCAAGATGGACAACTTCTCAGAAATCATAGCCAAGCAGTATTGGAATGGGGATAAAGATAACATTCATCTCTTTGAATCCACAGAGTATCCAGAAATCATGCTGAACGTTGCTGCTACTTGTACAAAGCATGAAGATGACAGTCCAGTGGTTCTCGCGCCCATGTCTGGAATGACCTTGGACAATCTGACAGATAAACAGCCCAAGTTGGCTCTCGACAAGTTATCGGAAGAAGGACAATACAAGTCtgcctggttaaatgccacaagTGCAGATGGCTTCAACAAATGTCAAGCTGTGTCGACGAGTTTTCAGCACATGCAGCAGTCTCCAGCAGGCACAAGTTCTCCAGCGCCTTTCAAAGGTTGTCAAGCAAAGTCAGTTACTCTGCTTTCTCAAGAGAAACCAGGGGAAATCACTATGAAAGTGGAAAGTCAACAAATGCCTCTCAAAGATGCACAGTTTCAAAGTGTAAGGCTAGAAATGGTTTCTGTGCAATCCAAAACTGGAATAAATGGACCCTTGTCTGAAAGCAAGTGTGTAGAAGTGCCACTCAAGTCTGTGGAGACATGTGACAGGTACGTGTCTCTGGAAATAAAAGACCCTCAATATGAAGACCTTACAGATGAAGAAAATGTGCTCATTTCACCGCTACCTTCACCAGTGTCAGAAAGCAGATGTGATGGGTCAAGATTAATACCTTGTCTTAAAGTCCCACAGTATGAAGACATAAGTGAAGACGAGAACACTCAAAGTCCGGAACCTGTTCCGGTTCCACCTCTATCACAGTCAAATGGAGAACGATGTTTGAATGGGGAAGACAATGGACACAGTCATACTGAGGTGAAGATGAATATCCCTTCATATAATGCATCGGATTCAAGTGCTCTGGCACAGGACTCTGTCTCATGTGGACTATGTGGTGGTGTTCTGAACGTAGAAGATGAAGGTGGAGATCAGTTTGGTGATGGTCAGTGGGCTGTTGTACCGCTGTCGATATCTGATCTGACATTTGAACTGGCAGATGATCAGGCTGGTCCAGAGAATGACGTGCTGGATGAGCATTCTGGACAAACAGCTTCAGCTACGTGTGAGCCCCAGCTGTCAGTTCCAGAGCCAGAAGAACCTTCCACTTCATTGCAGCTGCCGCTGTTTAACACAATTCAAGGCTTTCTAGAATCACAAAAGGCCTCAGTGTCTAGCTGTTACCATCTGGATTTAATTGATTCCAATGTGTCACCAAGTGGTTCTACACCTGAACATGAATTGGATATGAATGAAGGAGGACTTGATGCACctcccagcagggggcaggactgcAGTGAGAATGAAAACAGCTGTGAAACAGAGGACAGCTGTGACTACTCGTCCTCTCCAGAGAAAAACCTTCTGACCGTTCCCAAGGAGCTCCTTCACAAGAAAACTGAGACATCAACAGTGTTTTTCTCTGAGACAGAAGATTCCATGTCTGAAAAAGAGGATATTAGAGATGAGCAAAAAGGACTGTCTTTGAAGACTCAGAGTTCTGGTAAGATGAGTTATATGCAAAAACTTAGAGAGATTATTAAAGCAAAAGCTGAATCCAAGCAGCTGCATAACCAAGCCAAGAAAAGAAGGATCTGGAAAAAGGAAAGTGTCATTTCTCTTGATTCTGACACAGATGATGAATACAGCCGAAGTTTGAccgaaaaagcaaaacaaaagagATTATCTTCCCCACGATTAGAGGACTGTCCCAACATTCCAGGTAATCAAGAAAAGGGACCTGCAGCTGAAGATTTGGGCAGTTACTGCAGAACTGGTGACGAAAGGTTTCAAGACACCAGACCATCCAAGCTCAGATCGGATCTGAGTAATACTGATCACTCACAGAGGATGGGACAATCGGCTAAAGGTAAAGACGACTCTGATCATGTCCCGTGCAAGGCCATCCCAAAGATTTCACCAGAAGAAATCATAATCCTGGATTCAGACACTGAAGATGAAGTTGCTCCACGTCGTGTAAAAAGTGTTAAGCGAAAGCGATTGTCAGAGAGGACTGAAGCATTTCTATCACACTCAGTTTCCCTGCCTGATGTCTTGGATGGTGATGGTCAGACTGGggaagacctgctccaaagacctgcaCAGTCACTTGAGGGCTCTGCAGACGAGCATCCTCAGCCAGTGAACCTGATGGCTTCTCGTCCTATTCTTACCCGCCTTCGTTTTTGTGATTCTAATGAATCAAGTGACTCCTTGAAACTCTGTAACATATCTACAGATGATAAACACTATAAAGATGGAGTTGAGGTCCCCAACAACACTGTATTGATGAGTGAAAGAAGTGACCCCTGCAGAAAGGATATGTTTGGGTTGGAGAAAAAAGGGggcaaaaagaacaaaaaagccCACCAGAGTCTGAATAAGTGTACTGCAGTTTCAAGACCTCGTTCTCCTACATCTAAGCAGCACTTGGCCCCATCTAAGTCGACCTCAGAACGCCGTTCCTCTGCCCCCGAAACCTCTTTGAGTTTCCTGCATTCAGCAAAGAAACAAGTCATCAGTGAGTGGTCCACTAGTTATATCCCCACACGGAGAGACAGAAGGACAAGCCAGAGGACAGAAGAGGATTCCAGATCCAGTCCACATAAAGTCAAGAATGCTACCGAACGTGATCTGTGCTTGGAGAGGAGGCCAGCAGCCTCAAACTATGATGGGCCACCGAGGCAGAAGCACAGATCTGAATCCATAGCACCCCTGATGAAGAAGAGCCTGTCCTTGGCCAAGTTATGTACAAAGACAGTCCTTCGGGAAACTCCAAATGATCAGA GGTGTCACTCTGTTGGTGAAGGTTACAAGTGGTCTGAGAAAGAAAGGACGAGCAAAGCAAAAG GTGCAGGAAGTCGGAAGAAGAAAAGTTGGCGTTGA